The window ggacatcgtaccaggtgttggtcactgggtcgtaAGCCTCAGAAGACCTCAGAACTCTGGACCCATCgctgcctccaactgcaaaatgtggcccatatatgcaacgaccccAAGTCTATACCAATGTTCCCATgtgagtgatcagtgtccactggttggtgtctgggttgtattACTCAGCAGTTTTCAGCTCTCCACAGTCATTCCATCctccacatacagtatgtacatcttgttgttcagtgtggtgcagctggccctGGTCCtcttcattgatgcaatgaacgtctccactggttgatgtcaggctggtagcgttcagcagctCTGAGTGAGGTTTACTCAACCTCACAGcgtagatgcatccctttagcacggtaacactcaTATAGGGTAGAGTGTACATATAAGCTTAGTGTGTTTGACTGGTTTAAACCTCCACAAATCCTAAAGCATCACCCACAAAGTAGACGTATccaccaaggaagacagtgctgtagaagaATAAGCTAGTCATGGAATCCTCCAGACTGGGATGAATGTGAACTGGAATCCAGATGTTAGtgctgtagtcaaaggcctctatggtgTTAGAAAAAcctctaaacatcagtaagacggcgtttggcaaccgacggcaaaacaaggtgtcgttgatcccagactcagagcagagaaaCGAACGTTTAGACATGATTTGAAGGATATTAGAGACCAAGAGGTGAAACAAAGGTTCAGATTATTCTATTTTAATCATcttatcatcaaatgtgtgttcatgtgtacagtttgtcatgtgtttatacactGCATTATAtcgttgtacttttgaacagagacattgctcctttgctgagtcatgttagattagattactcgcagtacagacagattgtgctgtattcacagtgccagcaaaaaacagtctctgctgaaggtctCATACCAAAGCTCTGATAAACAGTGATTTTCCATCTAACTCCTCCTTCTAAAGTGTGTGCTTAGAAGACTTCCCAGTCAGCGTGCCTTCTTCTTCACTGCAGGAAGGACACCTTCTTTCCATTTAGTTCataataaatctatttttataaaaccatcatGCTTTCGTCTGGAGCTCATCATTCAACAagagcacaaatcatgtttCCAAACGAGGACAAAAGcgtaaatttgccgtgacacgtGACTGTCGTGTCGTGATGTAACtttcagccccagtcgtacctttggtaacagtcGTAATgtctccctgtcgttcctccagcatgtggtttatccacctTAAAAGACTCTGATAAACTGTGGGGTCACactaaggtcatcctgacccaggatatcaacCAGTTCCTGCAACGCAAGCTGCAAACATTCTTCACAGATAACGTGAACGGCCTCATACTGCAGTTGAAGAAAAATGGGAATATTCCAGGCATTTGTAATCTGTGTATCAttggttcatttgttttttgttatgtaacaaaaacgtgaaaaactaaaaaaacactcattatttgtttccaaaaccaaaatgaaaaaaaggaaaacgccttgtttttcaaattcaagcttttTTGCTTTggtacaaaaaacagaaaacaaacgcctttatttgttttctctatTAGCGATTTGCTAAAGTACGTGACCCTAAAGTAtgctctcatccgacgctaacggctatgctaacggcagttcggcatgacaagatcgctggttccaactgtgcatcagaaacgtgtcctttttgctttagctggtgttgaacacagaacctcctcaatgacatttaggaggatttagagactcttaagtgttgcagagataAAGATATCTCAGAAtatgtaacgcttcacttccgggtcacgtactttggccaaatCGGTAAtagagaaaatgaataaaggtgttagtttttcgtttttcattttctgtaccaaagcaaaagagcttgaatttgaaaaacaaggcgttttctgtttttttattttggttttggaaacaaatatcaaataatgagttttttttttcatgtttttgttacataatgaaaaacaaatgatagATGGATTATTTGTAAACTACCACAGCCTGGTGCAGTTTTTTGGGCAGAGATGATCCTTAAGGACtttaaagcatgtttgttccagactctttacattgaactgatgcacttctatcattagatcaaagatattactgttgtcagagtgacagatGTAGAGAGGGCTCCTTATTGGGTGGATGATGTCCTTTATTTGTCCAGCAGCCAGTTTATTACAGTTTGAAGCAGTTGAGATCAGATATCTGCTGTAATGTTGTTTCTGGTTTGAACTGGGCGTGTTCATGTTAAGGGTTTCCTAAGGTCATTCGTTTCAACACAATTTTACATTCTACGGTACAATGAATGTATCTGGCTTTAAAAAGGACAGGGAGAAAACACTCCTGTTCAACTTTACACACTTTCATTTTAACAAATTACCAAACTGTGCAACACACATGGAAACAATTAAATGTTTGCCTCGTAACCAGGGACGACCCCTTCTATAGGCAAACGCTAAGTGCGGCATACAGCCAGGTGGCGCCAAATTAGCtgagtgaaaaaaatgtaatgaccaAAGCTCTGAAATTATTAGCATATACTAAACTTAAtagtattattaattattagttttaatgacaataaaaaaatagattgaCTCCTGGAAGTTTTggatcttttcacaaaatgtgagtGTCAAAAGCAAAACATcttagtcataagtatttaaattaaaaataatacttgATGCTAAATCATCACTACAGGgcaatataaatgtatttgtctctttttttttttttttagcaaagttTTCAAGCTGCCGCTATTTaagttaaattattttttttaattttttttaaatttaggctaaatatttgacatttatcttgtttttgtgcaatgctttactctaataatattaataatttgtattttgaacttGTTACTAAGatgtatatttaatttgacCTTTATTTACTAGTTTGTGTTTCTTATGTGTATGTAAATcctttaatcaattaatcaatcagGTAATTCTGCCGAGAAGCCGCAGccttcacagattttttcaggtcacagatttttgcACAACACTGGCCGAAGCTActgtaaaaacagcccaaacaacgTCTAAGCGCTCGGATCTGAGGAAGTCTTAACAGTTACCGTAGACTCATGGTAGACGAAGCAGCAGCGCTCCTGGGTTTACGtagcttctatagcatgtccTGTGGTGCCAAAGTCTGGGAAAGTCAAATGAATGTATTAAAgtgataatatatttatttaaagattttttttgtattttttattgtcaaatattAGATATATTGTATCGACCTCATAACTTATCAGCCCATCGTCCCCGCCCTAAAACAGCTGCCGACAGAAACTGCATTTACGTCACTTATGAAAACTAATCATAGTTTTCATAAGGGTTTGGCTCTGGATTAGAGTATGAGTGGAAGACCATGGCCATGTGAGCAGTAGAAAGATGAAAAAGCGTGTAACACACCTCCAACACATACAAGCAGAAGGAAGTGATCTTTGTCCATTGATAAAAACATCTGCTTTTACACTGGTTTCCCACTGGGCTGAAAAGTTACGAAGCCATTATTCAATAACATGCATCCTGCACTGAAAACCAGTGGGCgggaaaaagaggagaagagtTCCCTGCTTCGTTTGGAGGTTCAGATGAAAAATGATGCAACGCCATGAAAGGAATCACATTTAAAGGGTTTATTTCACGTGTCcttattttcagcttccaatatctcaggaacttcatcacataggaaactgacatgtggtacagtaatacagctccacctactctcagaaaatacaaaaagatctgctatacatctggtggacatgctagctcctcaaaattggaaaacgGTTTGGGTTTTTAGTCAACCattggttttcaaccttttaagcccacgacccccaaaataaaggttccagggaCTCCCACCTTACCTGAAGGTAGTTGATGATATAATTATTTGTGCCGTAGtatgtcatcttaaagatgtaaatccttgttttaatcagaaataaaatgggttaaaagtgattaaaaatggtggaaaaggtggtgaaatgggattttaaaaaacacagaaattggttaaaagttgtaatttaGAGtgtgcaaaaatggacaaaaaaagtggtaaaaagggtttaaagtgtcaatattagcttAAAAGTTGTAGAAATGGGGGGAGTAAGAACAGgtagtttaaaatggcaaattatgggcatgacaaatcatgactgtggataaattggcaaaaacaggaaggaaatatggttaaaaataggttaaagtgacaataatgggtcaacatatgtgacattaggtgaaaagtgtttataagtgctgaaaatgtcttaaaagtgggggaaaatgtgcagaaaaggcattgaaatttgattaagtggcagaaatgggagcaagaaaaagtgatatatacagataaataaataaaagtggttatcaacaatggaccatcattttactgactttatggatggaccccaaaagtctctcccctttattccccctcatagatggaTTTAccagggcaaaattaaagcagttaactttttgaataagcctacattctgcgTCAATCCTTTAGTAACAGCGTAAGTTGATattttaaaccgtaaaagcggcgcTGTTAATGAAAAGGTCTGTAGAAGATCAGCcctttctctctcctgtcactCAGCttcgcacgcgcacacgcacgcacgaaAAACAATGACGGACTTTTGCTAAAGTTTTCATCAAATtaggggtggagtccatgggtggagttaacagcggaggggagggtattATTTTTTCCCGATTTaccttgtgacatcacaaacttaaaacatttgaaacagagcatttttgttctttgttataagacttacacagaccacaaacaaacgactggattgttttatttcacattttgttgctgGTGGATACTCAAGTTACCTAAACATCAAAACACTTCATCTGAAGTctgaacaaaacacaaattaaagcaTTTATATGATAAATATGTTACAGATTAACTATTTATATTACACAACGAGCAGGGATAACCTGCCTGATACATTCAAATCCGACCTGTACGTGTGGAGATATGTTGGCTTCACAGTCTCATTCATGTCTATAGAAAACAACAGTTGTTGAGAAATAATCAGGGCGAACAGAATCCTTCTGTTTGCTTAGGATTCAGGAAGCTCATGATCATCCGGATGCCGTCCTGACAAACTGTGTTCCGAGGAGCTTTACTCAGATTTCCTCCCACCTCTTTAAATCTCCTCCACATGTCtgaaagagggggaaaaaaagctcCAAATAATTTGCTCAATATCTCAACCTCGAGGAGCATCGTAATCAGAAACAAACCTTCGTCGAGGGTTGTGAGTAACGTGTAGTTTTCGGGATGATCCAGGATGTCTTTTCTTTGGATGTCGCCGATTTCCATCATATGTAAGACACCTGGGAAAACAAACGGAAACTTGATTCGAGTTCAACGTTTCTTTGAATCTTCCGAGGACTCCGACCTTCTGCCGTGCTCCACACGTGAACCTCCAGCTCAGCGGTGCTCGGTCTCTCAGCAGCGATGATCTTCACAGAGTCGGGCGTGTCCACGTTCAGAGACGTCTCGACTTTGTACACCACCACGTTGTTTTTGTATCCGGCGTAGCACTGGGTTTGGTTACTTTCAGCTTTACTCTCTGGAGAGAGTAACATGAGTGGAGTGAGACGATGGAGTCCCATCAGATTGCAGAGTTCTttccaggaatttttcacagcatagggggaaaTTAGGTAATATATGGGACCCACAATAATATTGGGActtacacatttttttgtattattattgtttactgttattttattttattttttaaaaaagagggaaaaagggggggaaaggaaaggaaaaagcaaaataaaggaagtaaagagaaataaaaataaaatgagaaaaaatggaaaaaagagaaagaatgtacaaaaaagagagagaaatggaaaaaaaaatcacaacatagggggatcaaaatcacagcgtcGGGGATCAAGATTACTGCGTGGGGATCAAAGTCACTGCGTAAGAGATCAAAATCACTGCATAGGGGATCAAAGTCACAGAGCAAGGGATCAAAGTCACTGCGTAGAGGATCAAAGTCACTGCGTAGGGGATCAAAGTCACGGCGTAGGGGATCAAAGTCACGGCGTAAGGGATCAAAGTCACAGCGTAAGGGATCAAAGTCACAGCGTAAGGGATCAAAgtcacagcgtaggggatcaAAGTCACAGCGTAAGGGATCAAAGTCACAGCGTAAGGGATCAAAGTCACTGCATAGGGCATCAAAGTCACTGCGTAGAAGATCAAAGTCACAGTGAAATGGCCCCCAATGTTCAACTGTGCTGGCGCGAACCCTGGATTAGTTTGGTTGCGGTTCGTTATCTACCTGGACATGACTTGCAGCACTTCCCTGCTGACTTCACGGGATGCTGACACGGATACTCTGTGGGGCACGTGATGCGTTTACAGTTCTGAAGGCCGTCAGTGCAAGAGCACAGGATGCATTCCATAACCTTCCCCAACACTGGGTGCCACGTGTCTCCGTTCGAGTACGTCTTCCCGTTGTATAAACACGCTGTGAGAAAAGGAACGCATAAAATCATCACTCTACATTTGGAAACATTCAGCATCTACAGATGGACCGGCTCTCACCTCTTTGGTGTTTCCTTTGCAGCAGAATCTTCACCGTGGTCTCTGAAGCTCCTTTGAGGTTCAGTTTGCTGAGGACTAGGCCTCTGGAGGACGCCCTGACCCGGGGAGGGGTGGCACGGTCGGGCCGCGCCCTCCTGGGCTCTCCTGAACACTGGTCCACTGAGTGTCTCTGTGTAAACACAGAATTCAACATATgacatttgtctcaaaaatattcacaaatatatccacaattttcacatgtatttttcagattttcatgtgttttcttAGATTTTCGCAtgctttttcatgtgttttttgtattttcacatgttttttcacatggtttttttattttcatgtgttttttcacGTGGTTTTCAAGTTtggttttagatgtttccatATGTTATTTCGATTTTTACATACGTTTTCCAGATTTCCACACATTTTTTCAAAGATGTCATTGACAGACATGTCACAcgtgaaaaatatacagaataaatTAAAGCAACACATACGACGCCTCGGTTTAGCTGCTGGTTTCCATCATCAGTAGACGATCCACTGGTAGAGTgatctataaaataaaagatccaGGTATAAgaaaggagtgtgtgtgtgtgtgtggtgtttaaaGGTatagttaaagctgctggaggtgATTATTTTTCATTAGATAAAGACATTGCataggcctcattgatcaaatcaataaatcaaagatcttttgcttgaaaaaaaaaaggtctaaaTTGCAGCTGATAAGTTTGTATTTATCTCCACTATTAATACTTAAATGTTtactgacattttgtgcattgcattgtgggatgtggacaCCCGTAAACCAagggttttcaaccttgaggtcaggacactgggagggggtcgccagatgccttcaagaaacaaaaaacatttttacaacatttttactctctctctgcaactacacccaaacttgccatatttttgctctttttaatatatttttgctacatttctcccatttctgacacttcatcaaatttcaatgtcttttttgcacatttttttccactttcaagacattttcaccacttaaaccctttccaccacttttacaccctatgtcacatatgttaacccattattgtcacttttaacctcttcacaatatttcatgctcattttttccaatttaaccacattgatGATTTGCCATGCCCAATATTtctcagtttaaactaattgttccaatgctgacactttgaaacttttttttaccactttttctgtctgtttttcacagattcatagaacaatagaccatcattttactatggatggaccccaaaaatctctcccctttattcccccttatagatggtttgttgttcatgtctgtgtgtaAAACTCAGattgtttttgtctctttttctaAATACATAATGTACTGACTACTCCCAGTATAGAAGAACCACTTCACCCAGttaaacaaagtgtttttaagCAGGATTACAGACTCCACCTTTAAGTTGTGCAATCTCAAGTCGCAGCATTGAAAGCGTGATTGATCCACATTAGTCCGTTCTGTTTTCACTTTAACATTGGAAACAGAATGAAGGGTTTTGGGGGGGTATTTTTCAGGTGGGAGGAGTCTGACTACCTTTACACACCAAACAGCAGGTCTCTGGAACAGACACTGGTGAGGAGCAGGTGAGTGGTTGGCATGTTTTCAGAGCACAGAAGATGTTTCCATTCTGTCAACACAAAGAACGTCATGACAGAAAAATCTAGGACAAAAATGAATCTATTAAAACACATGCAAACTGAGCGCGGCAATAAAACTGTGCTGAGTTTGACAGTTCTAAGCCCCTCCCTGTTTTCTTCCTGATATCATGGAAATGTTCGGCTTTAATGCGTTTACTTTTGGCTTCACTCAACAAAACAAGCCattcaaagaaaaacacagacctGAGCAATATTGTCTTCATTAGGGGAAGGAGTTAAACTGCAACTTTAACTGAGTTTAATAcatcacatactgtatctgtGTATACACATATTTGGTTCAAATTATGTTTACCTAAATATACTTCCCTTTGTGAGACCCCTAAAAGTAAACCAATCCattaacacacaacaacaaaaatagacaaaactactccaaaaacaacaaaacacagaatggcatggaaaatatacaaaatgacaagcacaaaaaataagaggaaaatatacaaaatgacctcataaaagacaaaaaaggacaactaaatacacaaaattattccaaaaacaaatttacaataaCTTACtccaacaaatacacaaaattgcagaaaaatacacaaaaaacacacaaaacaacagaaacatgcagaatgacagaaatattaacaaaaagactccaaaaacacactaaacagaaataaaaataactccaaaaacaaaaagacacagaatggcacggaaaatatacaaaataacaaaaacaccgAAAATGAAGGTAAAATctaaaatgacaactaaatacacaaaatgactaaaacacacaaaacaataaaattaaaaaaaacttacttcaataaacaaacaaaattgcagaaaaatacacaaaatcactcccaacacataaaacaacaaaacacacagaatgacagaaatataaacaaaatgacaaaactaataaaacgaggacattttaaataacttcaaaaatgtacaaaacaacaaaaatgctaatgttaatgctctgattggtcgttattctaatgctgacatgaatgttgagaCCCtctgatcagatacaatcacatgttatAAAATGATAAGTCAGTTTCTATATTAATTTCACTTCCTAAAGTTCTAATAGTCCTAATATTTTATGTGTGGAGCAGAGCTTATGATCTTTACCCAGGTTTGCACCCCATTTAAACTTCTCCACCAgtggctccacccctttttCACTGGAGGATCATGGGATAGTGATTTTCTTTAACAGAAACACCAGGAGGACTATAGACTACCAGGCTTTGAGGATTGGACAGACCTGGAAACGACTTTTATTCTcctttgaaatgaaatgaaggTGAAAGAAAGGAATGTGACCTCACTGAGCATGTGCAGAGCGCACACTGATTGTTGTGCTTGGATGGAAACAGGTTGTGTTTGGTGAAGGTGTCCCCAGCCTGGTACACACTCCCGTTATATCTGCAGGACTTGGCTGAAGCTCTCAGTCCAGCAGGGACCCGGGGCTGGTctgaggaaacacacacacacactctgacgtGGGTGCATGATGAGCCGACGCTGCTGATTGGCTCAGAGCTCACCTGAGCATCGTGGACAGCACTGTCTGGGCTCCGTCACAGGGTGGTCACAGGCCAGCGTTGGACACCTGATGGTGTTACATTTCACACGCCCCGACTGACACACGAcgagaaaacaaacacacaaagaccaGGAATTCAAATGTAAAACATCCTGATTAGTATTAGGATATGGGTGGGAGAAAAAATCATTGATCGATGCATCGCCATggtaacaaatattttaaaatcaatatgGTTGAGCTGCAGTAAGTAAAAAGTGGAAGAAATTGAGATAaaaataggaacaattagtttaaactggcaaataatgggcatgaaaaaatcgtgaatgtggttaaattggcaaaaataagaatgaaatatggtgaaaaagagggtaaaagtgacaataatgggtcaacatatgtgacattaggtgtaaaagtggtggaaatggtttataggtgctgaacatgtctggaaagtagaaaatatgtgcagaaaatgctttgaaatgtgatgtagaagtgtcagaaatgggaataatatgcataaaatgcattaaaaggagcaaaaatgtggcaagaaaaagtgatgaaaatcagttaaaatgtgacagtttggtgtagaaaaagggtaaaagtaAGTAAAAATTGATGATTTTGGTGCTATTTGTGGTTTTTGGgatcatttagtgtttttcctcactttttggatttttgttgtcaatttgtgtttcttgctgttttttgtgtgtattgtaatcattttgtatatttttctcacatcttttacatttttgttgtcatgtatattttcatgcatttttttggtcagagtatttttctgttatttttgtgtttgaagtgtaattttgtatattttcatccATCTTTGTagtcatgtatttttttgtcattttgtgcatttctggtggaatgttttatatttcttgcctcttgtgtgtttttctgtccttttttgtgttttgttgtcattttgtatattttcatatattttttggaatcatcttttgtttttctgtcattttgtgcactgttcgtgtaattttgtatattttatgcaTATTTGTCATCatcttgtgtacttttgtcattttttttaatgttttttttttgtcattttgtatatttccatGTCTTTAATGTAGTCATCTTacgtatttttctttcattttgtgcatttctgcagTCAATGTTTATACTTTcctgcatttttttgtcatcttgtgttttttggtgttgttttgatCTCGATTTCTCCAGCAAAGATTCCTAATCGATATAATCGAACAGTCCCACCTCTACTACATGTTATTATTAATGCTGATACCTCAGAGCAGAGACAGCGCATACAGAACATGAAGCCAAAAGGCTCCAGGTAGGGATGCCAGCTCTGTCCAGGGCTGAACGTCTGGTCTTTGAAGACACACTGTGGTCTGGaaactgacacaaaacacacaccgtGAACGTGTGGCGCAGATACACGTTTATTACATCCAAAGACGTATGAAGagaaattattgttatttgcaTTTTAAACCCTCGacacattcaaaaaaaaaaaaaaagaatctagaTGTTTAATaggacgcacgcacgcacgcacgcgctcTTACCTTCCCGCGCTCGAGGCTCCGCAGCTTCAAACCAAATGATGAGCAAGAAGCAAAAGGTGGACTTCATTTTAAAGTGTCCACAGACAGATTAAATGTGAGTTTGAGCAGCAGAGAAACTGTAGGACGATGTGAGGAAGGgtgttagggaaaaaaaaaaaaaaaaagtccagcaCTTTTCTTGGTAAACTAATGGCGCCTCCTTCAGgacagtgaac is drawn from Gouania willdenowi unplaced genomic scaffold, fGouWil2.1 scaffold_279_arrow_ctg1, whole genome shotgun sequence and contains these coding sequences:
- the LOC114459269 gene encoding chordin-like protein 2 gives rise to the protein MKSTFCFLLIIWFEAAEPRAREVSRPQCVFKDQTFSPGQSWHPYLEPFGFMFCMRCLCSESGRVKCNTIRCPTLACDHPVTEPRQCCPRCSDQPRVPAGLRASAKSCRYNGSVYQAGDTFTKHNLFPSKHNNQCALCTCSNGNIFCALKTCQPLTCSSPVSVPETCCLVCKDHSTSGSSTDDGNQQLNRGVRHSVDQCSGEPRRARPDRATPPRVRASSRGLVLSKLNLKGASETTVKILLQRKHQRACLYNGKTYSNGDTWHPVLGKVMECILCSCTDGLQNCKRITCPTEYPCQHPVKSAGKCCKSCPESKAESNQTQCYAGYKNNVVVYKVETSLNVDTPDSVKIIAAERPSTAELEVHVWSTAEGVLHMMEIGDIQRKDILDHPENYTLLTTLDEDMWRRFKEVGGNLSKAPRNTVCQDGIRMIMSFLNPKQTEGFCSP